A stretch of Henckelia pumila isolate YLH828 chromosome 4, ASM3356847v2, whole genome shotgun sequence DNA encodes these proteins:
- the LOC140866511 gene encoding ribonuclease H2 subunit A: MGSEPPPPPPEWASKPCIMGIDEAGRGPVLGPMVYGCLYCAKSYQKTLSTLKFADSKTLKEEKREELFENLKADESIGWAADVIDPRELSHKMLKKEKINLNEISHDSAIGLINNVLNLGVLLTEVYLDTVGDAEKYRVKLSQRFPNIKFVVAKKADSLYPVVSGASIVAKVTRDRALRDWVLDETAENLHRNFGSGYPGDPGTKAWLADHKHLVFGFPALVRFSWGTCTSYSKDFVEVLWESDATEQDDNGRTDKRQMKLTSIGFCSSKRKGEEIESTGTRSCKFFQSRKLKLLSNF; this comes from the exons ATGGGTTCggagccgccgccgccgccgccggaATGGGCATCGAAGCCTTGCATTATGGGAATCGACGAAGCTGGGCGTGGCCCTGTTTTAG GACCAATGGTGTACGGATGCTTGTACTGTGCAAAATCGTACCAGAAAACTCTCTCCACGTTGAAATTTGCTG ATTCAAAAACTCTAAAGGAAGAGAAGAGGGAAGAATTATTCGAGAATTTGAAGGCTGATGAATCAATTGGATGGGCTGCTGATGTAATAGATCCCCGAGAGCTATCTCACAAAATGTTGAAGAA AGAAAAGATAAACCTGAATGAAATATCACATGATTCTGCTATTGGCCTTATTAACAATGTTTTGAACTTGGGTGTTCTTCTAACTGAG GTTTATTTGGATACAGTTGGAGATGCTGAAAAGTATAGAGTGAAGCTTTCTCAAAGATTTCCAAATATCAAATTCGTTGTTGCAAAGAAAGCTGATAGTCTATATCCAGTTGTAAGTGGTGCAAGTATAGTAGCAAAG GTCACAAGGGACAGAGCTTTGCGAGATTGGGTGCTAGATGAAACTGCTGAGAACCTGCATAGGAATTTTGGATCTGGGTACCCTGGAG ATCCGGGGACAAAAGCCTGGCTAGCAGATCATAAACATTTAGTTTTTGGATTCCCAGCATTGGTTCGCTTTAGTTGGGGAACATGCACATCATATTCAAAAGATTTTGTGGAAGTCTTGTG GGAGTCTGATGCCACTGAACAGGATGACAATGGAAGAACCGATAAGCGACAAATGAAACTCACCAGCATTGGTTTTTGTTCATCAAAGAGAAAAGGCGAAGAAATTGAATCAACTGGAACAAGAAGTTGCAAATTTTTTCAGTCTCGTAAACTCAAGTTGCTTTCTAATTTCTAA
- the LOC140867020 gene encoding photosystem II D1 precursor processing protein PSB27-H2, chloroplastic isoform X1, whose product MAANVCSLSAVASDSLWITWRRRIERTPRSKSNNRMQCRCRNMLASPRRQLVVLTLLSLSSEVLPLRARAGSAEEEEGGLSGALKSLFDPNEKTQSGKVLPKAYLKSAREVVKTLRESLQEDTKDMAKFRRTADAAKESIRGYLNGGWRGQTIVSNEESYVMIEKAIRSLANFYSKAGPSAPLPEDVKAEILSNLSSAEQSL is encoded by the exons ATGGCAGCAAATGTATGCTCCCTTTCTGCTGTCGCATCGGATTCAT TGTGGATCACCTGGCGGCGTAGAATAGAAAGGACCCCTCGCAGCAAATCAAATAACAGAATGCAATGCAGATGTCGGAATATGCTGGCATCCCCTCGTCGGCAGCTGGTTGTATTGACATTGCTGAGTTTGAGCTCCGAGGTTTTGCCTTTGCGGGCTCGGGCCGGATCAGCGGAGGAGGAGGAGGGTGGCCTGTCGGGGGCGTTGAAGTCGTTGTTTGATCCTAACGAGAAAACACAATCTGGGAAGGTGCTGCCCAAGGCTTACCTGAAATCGGCGCGGGAGGTGGTGAAAACTCTGCGTGAGTCGCTTCAGGAGGACACAAAAGACATGGCTAAGTTCCGACGGACGGCCGACGCGGCCAAGGAGTCGATCCGAGGATACTTGAATGGTGGTTGGAGGGGGCAAACCATAGTGTCCAATGAG GAATCTTATGTGATGATCGAGAAAGCCATAAGATCTCTGGCCAACTTCTACTCCAAGGCTGGCCCCTCCGCGCCCCTGCCGGAGGATGTGAAGGCCGAGATCTTGAGCAACTTGTCCTCAGCCGAACAATCTCTGTGA
- the LOC140867020 gene encoding photosystem II D1 precursor processing protein PSB27-H2, chloroplastic isoform X2: MLPFCCRIGFICRNMLASPRRQLVVLTLLSLSSEVLPLRARAGSAEEEEGGLSGALKSLFDPNEKTQSGKVLPKAYLKSAREVVKTLRESLQEDTKDMAKFRRTADAAKESIRGYLNGGWRGQTIVSNEESYVMIEKAIRSLANFYSKAGPSAPLPEDVKAEILSNLSSAEQSL, from the exons ATGCTCCCTTTCTGCTGTCGCATCGGATTCAT ATGTCGGAATATGCTGGCATCCCCTCGTCGGCAGCTGGTTGTATTGACATTGCTGAGTTTGAGCTCCGAGGTTTTGCCTTTGCGGGCTCGGGCCGGATCAGCGGAGGAGGAGGAGGGTGGCCTGTCGGGGGCGTTGAAGTCGTTGTTTGATCCTAACGAGAAAACACAATCTGGGAAGGTGCTGCCCAAGGCTTACCTGAAATCGGCGCGGGAGGTGGTGAAAACTCTGCGTGAGTCGCTTCAGGAGGACACAAAAGACATGGCTAAGTTCCGACGGACGGCCGACGCGGCCAAGGAGTCGATCCGAGGATACTTGAATGGTGGTTGGAGGGGGCAAACCATAGTGTCCAATGAG GAATCTTATGTGATGATCGAGAAAGCCATAAGATCTCTGGCCAACTTCTACTCCAAGGCTGGCCCCTCCGCGCCCCTGCCGGAGGATGTGAAGGCCGAGATCTTGAGCAACTTGTCCTCAGCCGAACAATCTCTGTGA
- the LOC140865452 gene encoding uncharacterized protein — protein sequence MSREFNVPPVVFPSGGNPGGTTAAAVVQKRRVPTTPFQPPRSSSPNLPFISFDVNSAAASTSFSAAPQFPSNIGSSGTSFEDEPPLLEELGINTKQIYQKTLSIINPFKINHNLHEDADLSGPFLFLMAFGLFQLLAGKLHFGIILGWVTMASMFLYVVFNMLEGKNGNLDMYTCLSVIGYCMLPIVILSAVTLFLPQGGVLIMVITGVFVIWATRVCTRLVVELANCGDEHRGLITYACFLIYMLFSLLVIF from the coding sequence ATGTCGAGGGAATTCAACGTGCCACCGGTGGTTTTCCCCTCCGGCGGGAACCCTGGCGGCACCACCGCCGCCGCCGTCGTCCAGAAGCGCCGCGTCCCTACCACCCCTTTCCAACCGCCTCGATCCTCGAGTCCCAACCTCCCCTTCATCTCCTTCGACGTCAATTCCGCCGCCGCTTCCACCTCTTTCTCCGCCGCTCCCCAGTTCCCTTCCAATATTGGATCATCCGGGACCTCCTTCGAGGACGAGCCGCCGCTCCTCGAAGAACTAGGTATAAACACAAAGCAGATTTACCAGAAGACCCTATCCATCATCAATCCTTTCAAAATCAACCACAATCTCCACGAAGACGCAGATCTATCGGGACCTTTCCTCTTTCTGATGGCATTCGGACTCTTCCAGCTCCTCGCTGGGAAACTTCATTTCGGGATCATCCTTGGATGGGTGACAATGGCTTCGATGTTTCTATACGTGGTTTTCAATATGCTCGAGGGGAAAAACGGAAATCTTGATATGTACACGTGTCTCAGTGTGATCGGATACTGTATGCTACCGATCGTGATTCTGTCTGCTGTCACTCTTTTTCTGCCGCAGGGCGGGGTGTTGATCATGGTGATCACCGGGGTGTTCGTGATCTGGGCCACACGGGTTTGCACGCGATTGGTGGTAGAGCTGGCCAATTGCGGGGATGAACACAGAGGCCTCATTACGTATGCTTGTTTCTTGATTTACATGCTTTTCTCCCTGCTTGTAATTTTCTGA